The Gemmatimonas aurantiaca T-27 DNA segment CAGACCATCACCTACCAACAATGCTGCCCCGATCGCGGCCTTGAGTGCCTTCTCATTGCGGCGCCGCACCACCAGTCGGTCGACAATCGCATCCATCTGCTGCACCAGCGCCGTATCCAGTTCCGTCTCTTCTGCGAGATCTATCGTGGCGCCATCCACAACCACCTGACGGCAGCCTTTCTTTCGCACTTCAGTGAACACCACATCCAGCTCTTCACCGTACACCTTGAACAGCGGCGCACGTAGCTCCACTTCGGTCCCGTCTGGCAACGAGAGGATCGCCTCCAGGATCTGCGACGCCGACCGACTGGGCACCAGCTCGCCTGTGCGAGGGCAATGTGGTTCTCCGATCGTGGCGAACAGCAAGTTCAGATAACTCGCCACATCCGTCATGGTGCCCACGGTGGAACGTGGGTTGCTGGCGATGGTCTTCTGCTCGATGGAGATGACCGGCGACAGCCCGAAAATGAAATCCACATCGGGTTTGCTCACCTGCGCCACGAACCGCTTGGCAAACGACGATAGACTTTCCATGTATCGTCGCTGTCCTTCAGCATAGATCGTGTCGAAAGCCAACGACGACTTGCCGGATCCAGACAGACCAGTCACCACGACCAGTCGATCGCGGGGAATCTCCACCGACACATTGCGCAGGTTGTGCACTCGGGCGCCCTGCACCGCCACGGTGGTTCGCGGCGCGGCGCGCTTCGCAGCCGTCTTCTTAGTAGACATCGGGAGGTGGGGTGAGTGCGTAGAAGGCAAGCTCCTGCACATCCGCCGTACTCTTCTTCGTCAAACGCGACGTCACCGACGCTCGGCCAATCAGACCCTGATCGGCGAGATATTCACACGTGCCACTCACGTGCTCGATGCCCATCGTGCGAGCAAAATGCGCATCGATCTCGGTGCATGAGCGAGCCTCGGTCACTTCGGCCAGCCACCGCACCACCGGTTCCGCAAATGCGGGCGCCAGCGAGAGCAGGTGGGATTCGGCCATCGTGAGCGCACGCTCCACGGCATCGCGGTCTTTGGGCTCATTCAGCATGCCGGTATAGATGACGGAAAACAGTTCCGGGTTGAGCGGCAGCGCACGCGGCAGGACTTCACGATCGGAGAGCTGCCCATGACGCATGACTTCCATGCGCGCCATCGGTGTGGCTGCGGCCAGGATCCACAGCGCGGCATAGTTGTAGTCGCCGCGCGTGAGGAACCACTTGCGGGCCTTGTACAGACACGACAGGGCTTCGGTGGCGGCGGCCAGCAGTTGGATCTGCGTATCGCGCCCACCAATGACTCGCATGCGCTCGAGCACCGGCGCAATGGACTCGTCGTGTGCATACAGCAGGCGGCCCTTGCTCAGCATCGAATGCATGAACGAGTTGCTCAACGCACCGTCGGCCAGACGTTTGAACGCTGCGCGGGGCAGCATGAGCGCATGCACGTTCACCCCATCGGCATCGAGTGCCATCGACGATGCCGGCACCAGCTTGTCGTCGATGGTCACCAATACGAGATCGATATCCGATCGCTTCCACACGGTGTCGTGCGCGAGGCTTCCACACAACACGACGGCCAATACCGACCGATCTTCCCGGATCTTCGCAATCAGTGCATCGAGCGCCCGCGCAAAATGCGCCGGCGCGCCGGAATCCTGTGTGCCGGAATCCGATCCTTTCGACAGGGGTGTTGCATGGGGTGGCGCTGATCGCGAGGCCTTCGGCTTTGCCATGCCGAAGAGTTACCGCCGGAACTACTCCGCCACCACCGGGGCTGTGGCCACCGCCGGTCGGCGAACATCGGGCAGCCACGCCGCCAGCAAACCGATGGCCGGCAGGAAGGCGCACACCTGGTACACCGTTTCGATGCTGTACACGTCGGCCAGCTTGCCCAGCACGGCCGCGCCCACGCCGCCCATGCCGAACGAGAAGCCGAAGAAGAGCCCCGAGATCATGCCCACCTTGCCCGGCACCAACTCCTGCGCAAACACGACGATGGCGGGAAACGCCGAGGCGAGCAGCAGCCCGATGATGACGCTGAGCACGGCCGTCCAGAACAGATCCACGTGTGGCAATAGAAGGCTGAACGGCAACACACCGAGAATCGACATCCAGATCACGTACTTCCGCCCGATACGATCGCCGATCGGCCCACCGGCCACTGTGCCCACCGCCACGGCCGCGAGGAACAGGAAGAGATGAAACTGCGCCACTTCCACCGTCACACCGAACCGATGCATCAGGTAGAAGATGAAGTAGCTCGTGAGGCTGGCCAGGTATACGTACTTGGAAAAAATCAGTAGCAGCAGGATCACGATGCCACGGCGTGCCGTGCCCTTGGGCAACGTGAACTCGGAAGCCGCCTTGTGTCCCGCGGCCAGTCGGGCAAGGCCGGTGTGTCGGTACCAGAGGCTCACCTTCCACAGGATCGCACACGACAGCAGGGCCAACAGTGCAAAAAACGCCAGACTGCTCTGCCCCCATCGCACCACGACCAGTGCTGCGGCCAATGGCCCCAATGCACTGCCGGCGTTTCCACCCACCTGGAAGAGCGACTGCGCCAGGCCGTTGCGACCACCGGCCGCCATGCGGGCGACACGGGAAGCCTCGGGGTGAAACACCGATGACCCCATGCCCAGCAGGCATGCGCCCAGCAACACCAGCTCGTATCGGTGTGCCACCGACAGCACCGTCAGGCCGGCCAGCGTGAAGATCGTCCCACCCGGCAGCGCCTGCGGTGTAGGCCGCTTGTCCGCCATGAAGCCCACCAGGGGCTGCAGGAACGAGGCGGTGATCTGATAGGCCAGCGTGATGAGCCCGACCTGCGAAAAACTGAGGCCCAGTTCGGCCTTGAGATTCGGATAGATCGCCGGCATCAGGGCCTGCATCATGTCATTGAGCAGGTGACAAAAACTGATGGCCAGCAGGATCCCGTACGCGGGATTGTTCATGAGGCTTGCAAGGGTGATCCGATCAGCGGATCCGGGCGCCTCGCTCGAAGTCATACAGCGTCAGCCGACGCACGCGATAGTAGGCGTCCCAGTAACCGCGCAGCGCACGCACATACGCTTCCAGCGCCTGGTCCTTTTCCACCTGCGCAATATAAAGGTTGCTGATGTCGATGCGTCCGATCGTGTACCGGTTTCGGGTC contains these protein-coding regions:
- a CDS encoding MFS transporter produces the protein MNNPAYGILLAISFCHLLNDMMQALMPAIYPNLKAELGLSFSQVGLITLAYQITASFLQPLVGFMADKRPTPQALPGGTIFTLAGLTVLSVAHRYELVLLGACLLGMGSSVFHPEASRVARMAAGGRNGLAQSLFQVGGNAGSALGPLAAALVVVRWGQSSLAFFALLALLSCAILWKVSLWYRHTGLARLAAGHKAASEFTLPKGTARRGIVILLLLIFSKYVYLASLTSYFIFYLMHRFGVTVEVAQFHLFLFLAAVAVGTVAGGPIGDRIGRKYVIWMSILGVLPFSLLLPHVDLFWTAVLSVIIGLLLASAFPAIVVFAQELVPGKVGMISGLFFGFSFGMGGVGAAVLGKLADVYSIETVYQVCAFLPAIGLLAAWLPDVRRPAVATAPVVAE
- a CDS encoding nucleotidyltransferase domain-containing protein produces the protein MAKPKASRSAPPHATPLSKGSDSGTQDSGAPAHFARALDALIAKIREDRSVLAVVLCGSLAHDTVWKRSDIDLVLVTIDDKLVPASSMALDADGVNVHALMLPRAAFKRLADGALSNSFMHSMLSKGRLLYAHDESIAPVLERMRVIGGRDTQIQLLAAATEALSCLYKARKWFLTRGDYNYAALWILAAATPMARMEVMRHGQLSDREVLPRALPLNPELFSVIYTGMLNEPKDRDAVERALTMAESHLLSLAPAFAEPVVRWLAEVTEARSCTEIDAHFARTMGIEHVSGTCEYLADQGLIGRASVTSRLTKKSTADVQELAFYALTPPPDVY